The Kitasatospora paranensis genome has a window encoding:
- a CDS encoding nucleoside/nucleotide kinase family protein yields the protein MHADAAREPLAAADSEATARPLPPHPCPSLPPVPVPPADGAENPSTESGTALSAHEAAERARGLLYGPGSATGRTLLGLAGPPAAGKSTLARHIVAEIVRLEGPGAAAYLPLDGFHLANAQLDRLGLRARKGAPATFDAAGYLALLRRVGEERFHEIYVPDFDRALDEPVAARHVVHPHTRLVVTEGNYLCAADTPWSAVRSLLRELWYVEADDDVRHSRLLARHTAGGGSAAAAARRIAENDGPNGEFVKGSRSRCDLRVRATDLPAPAAGRSVL from the coding sequence ATGCATGCCGACGCAGCCCGCGAACCCCTCGCCGCAGCTGACTCCGAAGCCACTGCCCGCCCCCTCCCTCCTCATCCCTGTCCCTCCCTTCCACCCGTCCCCGTTCCGCCCGCCGATGGCGCCGAGAATCCGTCGACGGAGTCCGGGACGGCGCTCTCCGCGCACGAGGCCGCGGAACGGGCCAGGGGCCTGCTGTACGGGCCGGGCAGCGCCACTGGGCGAACCCTGCTCGGACTCGCCGGCCCGCCTGCAGCAGGGAAATCCACCCTCGCCCGACACATCGTGGCCGAGATCGTGCGGCTGGAGGGCCCCGGGGCCGCCGCCTACCTGCCTCTCGACGGCTTCCACCTCGCCAACGCCCAGCTCGACCGCCTCGGTCTGCGGGCCCGCAAGGGTGCGCCGGCGACCTTCGACGCAGCCGGATATCTGGCCCTGCTGCGGCGAGTCGGTGAGGAGCGCTTCCACGAGATCTACGTCCCGGATTTCGACCGTGCGCTCGACGAGCCGGTCGCCGCCCGTCACGTCGTCCACCCCCACACCCGCCTCGTGGTGACCGAGGGGAACTACCTCTGCGCGGCGGACACCCCCTGGTCGGCCGTACGGAGCCTGCTGCGCGAGCTCTGGTACGTGGAGGCCGACGACGACGTCCGGCACAGCCGCCTCCTTGCCCGCCACACGGCCGGAGGAGGCAGCGCAGCTGCGGCAGCCCGGCGCATCGCCGAGAACGACGGCCCGAACGGGGAGTTCGTGAAGGGGAGCCGGTCGCGCTGCGACCTCCGCGTCCGTGCGACGGATTTGCCTGCGCCGGCCGCAGGGCGTAGTGTTCTCTAG
- a CDS encoding LD-carboxypeptidase: MLPGPAGPRSAPPAVHRRPRSLAAGDRVAVVAPSGPVEPDRLAAGTALLRSWGLEVLLGTHVTDRHPGHGYLAGTDEDRAADFRQAWLDPTVAAVICARGGYGVQRMVDRIDWDLLRTAPPKVLVGFSDVTVLHESVHRHLGLPTLYGPMASSVAWLEDAATADHLRRTLFAPATTRVLTSPTASPLVPGRATGITAGGCATLLATDRGTPSGRPSFAGTILLLEDVNEQPYQLDRTITQLLRSGAFDGVAGVALGSWEGCGPLDRVRGVMLDRLGPLGVPVLWELGFGHGPASLTVPLGVPAVLDADAGTLTLDAPALDDRPRV, translated from the coding sequence ATGCTGCCCGGGCCCGCAGGCCCCCGTTCCGCGCCGCCGGCCGTGCACCGCCGTCCCCGCAGCCTGGCTGCCGGCGACCGGGTGGCGGTGGTCGCGCCGAGCGGGCCGGTCGAACCGGACCGGCTCGCGGCCGGCACCGCCCTGCTGCGGTCCTGGGGCCTGGAGGTGCTGCTCGGCACCCACGTGACGGACCGGCATCCCGGCCACGGCTACCTCGCCGGCACCGACGAGGACCGCGCCGCCGACTTCCGGCAGGCGTGGCTGGATCCGACGGTGGCCGCGGTCATCTGCGCGCGCGGCGGCTACGGCGTGCAGCGCATGGTCGACCGCATCGACTGGGACCTCCTGCGCACGGCGCCGCCCAAGGTCCTCGTCGGTTTCAGTGACGTGACCGTCCTCCACGAATCCGTCCATCGCCACCTGGGCCTCCCCACGCTGTACGGACCCATGGCCTCCTCTGTCGCCTGGCTGGAGGACGCCGCCACCGCCGACCACCTGCGCCGGACCCTCTTCGCACCGGCCACCACCCGCGTGCTGACCTCGCCCACGGCCTCGCCCCTCGTCCCCGGCCGGGCCACGGGCATCACAGCGGGCGGCTGCGCCACCCTGCTGGCCACCGACCGGGGCACCCCCAGCGGCCGTCCCTCCTTCGCCGGCACCATCCTGCTGCTGGAGGACGTCAACGAACAGCCCTACCAACTCGACCGCACGATCACCCAGCTCCTGCGCAGCGGCGCGTTCGACGGTGTGGCGGGCGTGGCCCTCGGTTCCTGGGAGGGCTGCGGCCCCCTCGACCGCGTGCGCGGCGTCATGCTCGACCGCCTCGGCCCGCTCGGGGTACCGGTGCTCTGGGAACTCGGGTTCGGCCACGGCCCGGCCAGCCTCACCGTCCCCCTGGGCGTGCCCGCCGTCCTCGACGCCGACGCAGGCACCCTCACCCTCGACGCGCCGGCGCTCGACGACCGTCCCCGGGTGTAG